CCTTTTTCTGCCCTTGATACCCATCTACGCGCTCAATTAGAACGTCAGATGATCAAAACTTTAAGTAATTACGATGGCGTGACAATTTTTGTTACCCATAATATGGATGAAGCTTATCGAATATGTGAGAATTTATTAGTTATGGAAAAAGGGCGGGCTATTGCTAATAATTCTAAACAGAAAATTTTTGAGCGACCAGATAGCGTTAGTTTGGCCAAGATTACTGGCTGTAAGAATTTTTCGCGTGCTATTATAATTAATAATCAACAATTAGAAGCCATTGATTGGGATGTTAAATTACACACCGTCCCCGGAATTACCGACTATTTAACCTATACGGGAATTCGCGCCCATCAAATTATTTTTGGTCGAGATTTAGGCAATATTAATACTTTTCCCTGTTGGTTAGCTAATGCCATTGAAGGACCTCATCGGGTGACTCTCTATCTGAAACTTAATCAACCCTCCAACCACGACCGCGATTTTCATATCCAAGCAGAGTTATATAAAGATAAATGGTTAGAAATTAAGGAGCAAGCTTTGCCTTGGACTGTTACTTTATCTCCCCAGCGTTTATTATTATTAAAGTAATGGGCTAATTTTTCTCAAGTGCTGACAGATATAAAGCTTCTAAAATCCCAGACCATCCCGTTAAATACCCGATCCTGTCATTAGTTAGTAAAAATGTTATAATTGTAGTTATAAAGTCATGAATGAAAAGGGATCTTTTGATTGGATAATGCGAGTGAATTTACACTTAACCACTCCTGATGCAATGCTGGATGAAATGTTATAAATAGCAGCAGCGGTCGCTTGGAAGATATTCCGAAAAAAGCGAAATTGAATTTATTACAGCACTTTTCATGACAATCAAGTACAATAATAGGGGGAAGAAATCATCTCCGGGAAAACAATACAATGGGAAGGAGCCGTATTAATCATGGATAACTTAAGAGCGCATAAAGTGGCAGGGGTTGAACAAATGCTAGAAGCAGCCAGGGTACGAGTGATTTATTTATCTCCTTACTCACTGGATTTTAACCCGATAGAACATCTTTGGTGGCAATTAAAATCTCTCGTGAAAAAATTCGCCCCGACAACGGAAGAAGCCTTAAAAGCTATCTTAAATCTTGACTTGATGCTAGTGAGCGAGAAACATTTGAGAAACTACTTCACCCATTGCTGTTATTGTACTTCTTAGTTCGGCAAAGTACTTTAGTAGATTTTAGTTGTATCAGTTCACCCCATTTACTTAACCTTAATAACTAATGTCTAGACTGGTAAATAAATTACAATCCTATTATCGACAGGACGCAGGGACTTACTTAATTGAAATTAAACTTAATCAGTTACAGCAAGTCTTTAATTCTCTCGATCCTTCGCCATTTTTAGATAGAGATTTAGACGATAACGCCGAAAATTATATTATTAACTCTGTGGATGAATTTCCCCTCAATACTCCCCTTAAATTAGTCTTTTATCTCCCCAGTCAAGAACAGAACACCGCCCGAAATCTGTTACCCTCAGCTTTACATAATTATTTTGACTATCGCCAACAGGGAGAACAAAGAAAATTACGCACGATTTGGCGACAGGGACGCATATCTTTAATAATTGGTCTCTCCTTTCTTTTTGTTTGTTTGAGTCTCAGCGAATTAATTAGTCGTTTTGGCAGTGATACATTTATTCACTTCTTAGAAGAAGGATTATTAATTAGTGGTTGGGTGGCCCTCTGGCGACCTTTAGAAATCTTTCTTTACGAATGGTGGCCTGTCAGTTATCAACAAAAGATTTTTGCTAAACTGGCCTACATCCCCATTGAAATCCGTCTATTAGAGGAACCATCCACCCCGGACTCTTTTCAACAGATCTAATCCTGCCGATGGCTTGTGTTCAAAGTTACAAAGCTTTTATTTGAAGCAGTTTACAATAAAAGTAATTCTCTACAAAGCTTATCGGGTTTCAGCTTGGCTATTACTTTATACTCAAACTTTTAACTAAGTAGTCGGGCCTAACTTTTTTCAGTCTGGCGATTATTGGCGTTTCATCCCGACAAATCCCGACAAAATTGCTATCTAGATAGGAGTCCTAATGTTAATCCGTGTTGGTTATGAATTTGGCTTTGATGCCCCCTTACCCGTGGTTATGTTGTTAAAACTTTATCTACACCCCTCAATTTTAGCTCAAGTTAGACAATCGGAAAACTTGCAGGTGGAACCGGCAACAAAAATAGAAGAATTTTTAGATAGCTTCGGCAATCGAACCAGTCGTCTAATTTTACCCGCTGGACAGATCCGCATTCACAATGAAGCAGTTATCGAGAATGAATGGAAACCTGATATTGTTAATTGGAATGCCCAAGAAATTCCTTTAGCAGAGTTACCAACCCACGTTTTTCCCTACCTCATGAGTAGCCGTTATTGTGAAGTAGATTTGCTTGCGGAAATTGCCTGGGAACTTTTCGGACAAACTCCCCCCGGTTGGGCAAGGGTACAAGCGGTTTGTGATTGGGTTCATAGTCACATTAGTTTTGGTTATGAATACGCGCGGGTGACGAAAACCGCCTATGATGTCTATCGGGAAAGAAAGGGGGTTTGTCGCGATTTTAACCATCTAGCTTTGACTTTTTGCCGTTGCCTCAATATTCCCGCCCGTTATGCCTCCGGCTATCTCGGAGATATCGGTATTTCTCCCCAACCTCTACCGATGGATTTTAGTGCTTGGTTTGAAGTCTATTTGGACCATCAATGGTACACTTTCGATGCTCGTCATAACACCCCCAGAATCGGGCGGATTTTAATGACTCGCGGCTTAGATGCCGTCGATGCTGCCCTAACAACTTCTTTTGGTCAAGTAAATTTAACAAAATTTAAAGTATGGACGAGCGATGTTTCTC
This portion of the Microcystis aeruginosa NIES-2549 genome encodes:
- a CDS encoding transposase, coding for MQWEGAVLIMDNLRAHKVAGVEQMLEAARVRVIYLSPYSLDFNPIEHLWWQLKSLVKKFAPTTEEALKAILNLDLMLVSEKHLRNYFTHCCYCTS
- a CDS encoding transglutaminase-like domain-containing protein translates to MLIRVGYEFGFDAPLPVVMLLKLYLHPSILAQVRQSENLQVEPATKIEEFLDSFGNRTSRLILPAGQIRIHNEAVIENEWKPDIVNWNAQEIPLAELPTHVFPYLMSSRYCEVDLLAEIAWELFGQTPPGWARVQAVCDWVHSHISFGYEYARVTKTAYDVYRERKGVCRDFNHLALTFCRCLNIPARYASGYLGDIGISPQPLPMDFSAWFEVYLDHQWYTFDARHNTPRIGRILMTRGLDAVDAALTTSFGQVNLTKFKVWTSDVSHLYA